One Dioscorea cayenensis subsp. rotundata cultivar TDr96_F1 chromosome 17, TDr96_F1_v2_PseudoChromosome.rev07_lg8_w22 25.fasta, whole genome shotgun sequence DNA window includes the following coding sequences:
- the LOC120281110 gene encoding uncharacterized protein LOC120281110 translates to MASSSSSSREANVPFFKGENYNLWSLMMKTMFRSKDLWSLVEKGFSGEGDGARLNESMKKDAKALFLIQQALDPRVLIRISEAKTAKEAWDIIKTEFQGDPSTLTVELHSLHREFDTARMKRGENMQAFVSRVLDVVHRIRIMGEECPQKTVVAKILRSLSPRISQVVHSLIAAKDLNTLTIDVLSGVLRSHELILNLDGEQDEDKALHVKSTPFGEHSHRGGRGRGRSNFRGRGRGRGRSYDGGHSTEASKQHKNVQCFICKKYGHVKAQCWFRNKEANVTEETKGKEEEEGVAFMACDEVSEDGGTGIIYSGCSNHMLGEERLFKCIEATPKQSIRLGDGKILPIEGVGTVALRSNYGKTTILNNVQFVPNLAHNLLSVGQLMSSGYDVEFTEGECIIKEAKTKIQVAHVSMTSHRLFPLGDENVGVANVVQSKTNNANLWHKSWVFFLERKSDALQQFKQFKLLVNK, encoded by the exons ATGGCCAGCTCCTCTTCATCCTCAAGAGAAGCCAATGTGCCATTCTTTAAAGGAGAGAACTATAACCTGTGGAGTTTGATGATGAAGACGATGTTTCGATCGAAAGATTTGTGGAGTCTTGTTGAGAAGGGCTTCAGTGGAGAAGGTGACGGGGCTCGACTCAATGAGAGCATGAAAAAGGATGCAAAAGCACTATTCCTCATCCAGCAAGCTCTTGATCCAAGAGTGCTCATCAGAATCTCAGAGGCCAAGACTGCCAAAGAAGCTTGGGACATCATTAAGACTGAGTTCCAAGGGGATCCGAGCACTCTCACCGTTGAGCTACATTCTCTTCACCGAGAATTCGACACAGCAAGGATGAAGCGTGGAGAGAACATGCAAGCCTTCGTTAGCCGAGTCTTGGATGTGGTCCATCGGATCAGGATTATGGGGGAGGAGTGTCCACAAAAGACTGTAGTAGCTAAAATCCTAAGAAGTCTCTCACCAAGAATCTCACAGGTAGTTCACTCTTTAATAGCTGCTAAAGACCTGAATACCCTAACTATTGATGTACTTAGTGGTGTATTGAGAAGTCATGAGTTAATACTTAATCTTGACGGTGAGCAAGACGAAGACAAAGCTTTGCATGTCAAGAGCACTCCGTTTGGAGAACATAGTCATCGAGGAGGCAGAGGTCGAGGTCGCAGCAACTTCAGAGGAAGAGGGCGAGGCCGTGGGAGGAGCTATGATGGTGGGCACTCAACAGAAGCTAGTAAACAACATAAGAATGTCCAGTGCTTTATCTGTAAAAAGTATGGACATGTCAAAGCTCAATGTTGGTTCCGGAACAAAGAAGCAAATGTAACCGAAGAAAcaaaaggaaaggaagaagaagaaggagttgCATTCATGGCTTGCGATGAAGTCTCTGAAGATGGTGGAACCGGGATAATCTACAGCGGGTGCTCGAATCATATGTTAGGTGAGGAAAGGTTGTTCAAATGTATTGAAGCTACTCCAAAACAGTCCATACGACTAGGAGATGGAAAAATACTCCCAATAGAGGGAGTAGGCACCGTTGCACTTCGATCAAACTATGGAAAGACCACCATCTTGAACAATGTCCAGTTTGTGCCTAACTTAGCACATAACTTGCTAAGTGTGGGACAGTTGATGAGCTCTGGCTACGATGTGGAATTCACTGAAGGTGAGTGCATAATCAAGGAAGCAAAGACCAAGATACAAGTTGCTCATGTGAGCATGACTTCGCATAGATTATTTCCACTCGGAGATGAGAATGTTGGGGTGGCGAATGTGGTCCAGAGTAAGACAAATAATGCAAATCTCTGGCATAAAAG CTGGGTGTTTTTCCTTGAAAGAAAATCTGACGCGTTGCAGCAGTTCAAACAGTTTAAACTTCTCGTCAATAAATAA
- the LOC120281111 gene encoding uncharacterized mitochondrial protein AtMg00810-like translates to METIRVFITIATQKQWCIYQLDVKTTFLNGELKEEVYVMQPEGFVVQGKEDQVYRLHKALYGLRQAPRAWYSRVDDHFTKMGFVRSANKPTVYRKHQGVAGELLLCLYMDDIIYMGSSDEMLREFKQTMMKTFEMSDLGLIKYFLGLEVKQSKGSLFLSHKRYAEDLLSKAAMLHCKPISTPMNSNEKLQSQDSSGYTNPSKYRMLVGRLLYLTHSRPDIMHVVSIMSRFMQTPSMHHLGAVKRILRYINGTTNYGLLYTKNDEFNLTGYSDSDLGGSQDDRKSTTGWLFSLGSTAIAWCSKKQPITALSSTEAEYISITSAACEAIWLRGLLEDLNEAQGSPSIIRCDNKAAISIARNPVMHGRTKHIDTRYHFICELMKDGLIDITHCGTNEQVADVFTKALPNHKFEYFRNMLGIREL, encoded by the coding sequence ATGGAGACAATAAGAGTATTCATAACCATAGCAACACAAAAACAATGGTGCATCTATCAGCTCGACGTCAAGACAACATTCCTGAACGGCGAGCTAAAAGAAGAAGTCTACGTTATGCAACCAGAGGGATTTGTCGTTCAAGGGAAAGAAGATCAAGTATATAGACTCCACAAGGCCTTGTATGGGCTTCGTCAGGCACCTCGGGCATGGTATAGCCGAGTCGATGATCACTTCACCAAAATGGGATTCGTGCGCAGTGCGAACAAGCCCACTGTTTACAGGAAGCATCAAGGAGTTGCAGGTGAGCTTCTACTCTGTTTATATATGGATGACATAATATATATGGGGTCATCTGATGAAATGTTGAGAGAATTCAAGCAAACAATGATGAAGACCTTTGAAATGTCAGATCTCGGTCTGATAAAATACTTCCTTGGCTTGGAAGTGAAGCAGTCAAAGGGTTCCTTGTTTCTCTCTCATAAGAGATATGCTGAGGATCTCCTGAGTAAAGCAGCCATGTTACATTGTAAACCCATTAGTACCCCAATGAATTCAAATGAGAAGCTGCAATCTCAGGACAGTTCTGGTTATACAAATCCATCAAAATACAGGATGCTAGTTGGGAGATTGCTCTACCTCACACACTCTCGACCAGACATTATGCATGTTGTCTCGATTATGTCTAGGTTTATGCAAACTCCTAGTATGCATCACCTCGGCGCAGTGAAACGAATTCTGAGATACATCAATGGAACAACCAACTATGGTCTCCTCTACACTAAGAATGATGAATTCAATTTGACAGGCTACTCCGACAGCGACTTGGGTGGGTCGCAGGATGACCGAAAAAGCACCACGGGGTGGTTGTTCTCTTTGGGGTCTACAGCTATAGCATGGTGCTCAAAGAAGCAACCCATCACTGCATTATCCAGCACTGAGGCTGAATACATATCCATTACTTCAGCTGCATGCGAGGCAATCTGGCTGCGAGGTCTATTAGAAGACTTGAATGAAGCACAGGGCAGTCCCAGCATCATTCGTTGTGACAACAAAGCTGCCATTTCAATTGCTCGAAATCCAGTTATGCATGGGCGTACAAAGCATATCGACACCCGCTACCACTTCATTTGTGAGCTCATGAAAGATGGATTAATTGACATAACTCACTGTGGAACAAATGAACAAGTGGCGGATGTTTTTACCAAAGCATTGCCAAATCACAAGTTTGAATACTTCAGGAATATGCTGGGAATCAGAGAGTTGTAA